The following proteins are co-located in the Komagataeibacter sp. FNDCF1 genome:
- the cobW gene encoding cobalamin biosynthesis protein CobW produces MTSPSTARARVPVTVITGFLGAGKTTLLRHVLANAKGRRIAIVVNEFGTLGIDGDTLRACGVEGCRDEDIVELTNGCLCCTVADDFLPTMEALLDREAPPDHIVIETSGLALPKPLLKAFGWPTIRTRMTVDGVVTVVDGPAVAAGRFADDPEEVARQQAADPSLDHDNPLAEVYEDQLLCADLVVLNKTDLMTAAQADAVEAAIRAEIPRAVKVVRAHDGQVDPAILLGLDAAAEDDLDARPSHHDAEGGEHEHDDFESFVLPLAEQAGVEEFITRLKTVAEQHDILRMKGYATVAGKPMRLAVQGVGSRFRHQFDQPVPKDGPRTGNLVVIGQKGLDQAAIAGMLA; encoded by the coding sequence ATGACCTCCCCCTCCACCGCCCGTGCGCGGGTGCCCGTTACCGTCATCACCGGCTTTCTGGGTGCGGGCAAGACCACGCTGCTGCGCCATGTCCTGGCCAATGCAAAAGGGCGGCGCATCGCCATCGTGGTCAATGAATTCGGCACGCTGGGCATAGATGGCGACACGCTGCGCGCCTGCGGCGTGGAAGGCTGCCGTGACGAGGACATCGTGGAACTGACCAATGGCTGCCTGTGCTGCACGGTGGCGGATGATTTCCTGCCCACCATGGAAGCGCTGCTGGACCGTGAGGCGCCACCCGACCATATCGTGATCGAGACCTCGGGCCTTGCCCTGCCCAAGCCGCTGCTCAAGGCATTCGGCTGGCCCACCATCCGCACGCGCATGACGGTCGATGGCGTGGTGACGGTGGTCGACGGCCCCGCCGTGGCCGCCGGCCGCTTTGCCGATGACCCGGAAGAAGTGGCCCGCCAGCAGGCCGCCGACCCCTCGCTCGACCACGACAACCCGCTGGCCGAAGTATACGAGGACCAGCTTCTGTGCGCCGACCTGGTGGTGCTGAACAAGACCGACCTCATGACCGCCGCACAGGCCGATGCGGTTGAAGCCGCGATCCGTGCCGAGATCCCGCGCGCGGTCAAGGTGGTGCGCGCGCATGACGGACAGGTGGACCCCGCCATCCTGCTCGGGCTGGACGCGGCGGCGGAGGACGATCTTGATGCCCGCCCATCCCACCATGATGCGGAAGGCGGCGAGCACGAGCATGACGATTTCGAAAGCTTCGTTCTGCCGCTTGCCGAACAGGCCGGCGTGGAGGAATTCATCACCCGGTTGAAAACCGTGGCCGAACAGCACGACATCCTGCGCATGAAGGGCTACGCCACGGTAGCGGGCAAGCCCATGCGGCTGGCGGTGCAGGGCGTGGGCAGCCGCTTCCGCCACCAGTTTGACCAGCCGGTGCCCAAGGATGGCCCGCGCACCGGCAACCTTGTGGTGATTGGCCAGAAGGGGCTGGACCAGGCGGCGATTGCGGGCATGCTGGCGTAA
- a CDS encoding DUF1636 domain-containing protein codes for MTIPPQPDPAGPEPVHLHVCVTCRRGLPASDNPQGRQLHDALLALAGTGTGVVVHEVSCLAACNDGCTAVVAAPGKWGWLLANLGPEKAEDLLTYIAAYAASRSGTVMPSRRPASLSDMVRGRFPASLFPGA; via the coding sequence ATGACCATTCCCCCGCAGCCTGACCCCGCCGGTCCCGAACCGGTTCACCTGCATGTATGCGTTACGTGCCGGCGCGGCCTGCCCGCATCCGACAACCCGCAGGGGCGGCAGCTGCATGATGCCCTGCTGGCGCTGGCCGGAACCGGCACGGGGGTTGTCGTTCACGAAGTTTCCTGCCTTGCCGCCTGCAATGACGGCTGCACCGCCGTGGTGGCGGCTCCTGGCAAATGGGGCTGGCTGCTGGCCAATCTCGGCCCGGAAAAGGCGGAAGACCTGCTGACCTATATCGCGGCCTACGCGGCCTCACGCAGCGGCACCGTCATGCCATCGCGCAGGCCCGCCAGCCTGTCGGACATGGTGCGTGGCCGCTTTCCCGCATCGCTTTTTCCCGGAGCCTGA
- a CDS encoding histidine phosphatase family protein → MHQILTCIALPAPDSMRQGLLPDPDALVAVPPALVRGQDAEPTLAPPALADSLASSPLFRPDAALRGMDMGAWRGRALKDLPPTDLSRWVADPDFAPPDGQSRTDHLRQMQAWLAALPSTPARLRVLADAAVVRAIVVAALGGTAAMLARLDIAPSTTTRLTRHAEWRVAVAGAPLS, encoded by the coding sequence ATGCACCAGATCCTGACCTGCATCGCCCTGCCCGCGCCCGACAGCATGCGACAGGGCCTGCTTCCCGATCCCGATGCGCTGGTGGCCGTGCCACCGGCCCTTGTGCGCGGGCAGGATGCGGAACCGACCCTGGCGCCCCCGGCACTGGCGGATAGCCTGGCGTCGTCCCCCCTGTTCCGGCCGGACGCGGCCCTGCGTGGCATGGACATGGGGGCATGGCGGGGCCGGGCGCTGAAGGACCTGCCCCCAACGGATCTTTCCCGCTGGGTGGCCGATCCCGATTTTGCCCCGCCGGATGGCCAGAGCCGGACGGACCACCTGCGCCAGATGCAGGCATGGCTTGCCGCCCTGCCTTCCACGCCGGCACGGCTGCGGGTGCTGGCCGATGCGGCGGTCGTGCGCGCGATCGTGGTGGCGGCGCTGGGCGGCACGGCGGCCATGCTGGCACGGCTTGATATCGCGCCATCCACCACCACGCGGCTGACCCGCCATGCGGAGTGGCGCGTGGCGGTTGCGGGTGCGCCCCTGTCATGA
- a CDS encoding CbtB domain-containing protein — MSQDTSVLSSTGIAAPPVSIPVRDLLPWGVFGLVLASLLIYFVGAEQGATSLISGHYVHEFVHDGRHLLGFPCH, encoded by the coding sequence ATGAGCCAAGATACATCCGTCCTGTCCAGCACGGGCATTGCCGCACCGCCGGTTTCCATCCCGGTGCGTGACCTGCTGCCGTGGGGTGTGTTCGGGCTGGTCCTGGCGTCGCTGCTGATCTATTTCGTCGGTGCGGAGCAGGGGGCGACTTCCCTCATTTCCGGCCATTACGTGCATGAGTTCGTGCATGATGGCCGACACCTGCTGGGCTTCCCCTGCCACTAG
- a CDS encoding MDR family oxidoreductase, with product MFEALMINRADGVVTTRLEQVDPQALPEGDVTVAVSHSSLNYKDALAMTRGTPVVRHFPMVPGIDLAGQVVRSDDPVYQPGDQVIATGWGLGENHWGGLAAMARLPGRWLLPRPGGLSARQAMGIGTAGFTAMLCVMALEDGGLTPASGPVIVSGAGGGVGGMAIMLLAQLGYEVVAVTGRPQLHAYLTSLGAAEIVPRDTLGLTGKALETARWAGGIDVVGGEALATMCASIRHGGTVAACGLAGGMNLPLTVAPFILRNVRLQGIDSVMCPRPRRMAAWARLERDIDPTRLDSMLHDASLADATTIAPRILAGHVRGRTVINIG from the coding sequence ATGTTCGAGGCCCTCATGATCAACCGTGCCGATGGCGTCGTGACCACCCGGCTGGAACAGGTCGACCCGCAGGCCCTGCCCGAAGGTGACGTGACGGTGGCGGTCAGCCATTCCAGCCTGAATTACAAGGACGCACTGGCCATGACCCGGGGCACGCCCGTGGTGCGGCACTTCCCCATGGTGCCGGGCATCGACCTGGCGGGGCAGGTGGTGCGGTCGGATGATCCCGTCTACCAGCCCGGCGACCAGGTCATCGCCACCGGCTGGGGACTGGGTGAAAACCACTGGGGCGGCCTTGCGGCCATGGCGCGCCTGCCGGGGCGGTGGCTGCTGCCCCGGCCCGGTGGCCTGTCCGCGCGGCAGGCCATGGGAATCGGCACGGCGGGCTTTACCGCCATGCTGTGCGTGATGGCGCTGGAGGACGGTGGGCTGACACCGGCCAGCGGGCCGGTCATCGTCAGCGGCGCGGGGGGCGGCGTGGGGGGCATGGCCATCATGCTGCTTGCGCAGCTGGGCTACGAAGTCGTGGCCGTAACGGGCAGGCCGCAGCTACATGCCTACCTGACCAGCCTGGGCGCGGCCGAGATCGTGCCGCGTGATACGCTCGGCCTTACGGGCAAGGCGCTGGAGACGGCGCGCTGGGCCGGGGGAATCGACGTGGTGGGGGGCGAGGCACTGGCCACCATGTGCGCCTCCATCAGGCATGGGGGCACGGTGGCCGCCTGCGGGCTGGCGGGGGGCATGAACCTGCCGCTGACCGTAGCCCCCTTCATCCTGCGCAATGTACGCCTGCAGGGAATCGACAGTGTCATGTGCCCGCGCCCGCGTCGCATGGCGGCATGGGCACGGCTTGAGCGTGACATCGACCCGACCCGGCTGGACAGCATGCTGCATGATGCGTCCCTGGCCGATGCCACGACCATCGCCCCGCGCATCCTGGCCGGTCACGTCCGGGGGCGGACGGTCATCAATATCGGCTGA
- a CDS encoding nitroreductase family protein, with the protein MSDGPVSSVSALSSMNTLWQARYGTRPPQPPLPESPVARCLMAHRSIRAFSPAALPDGVLEAAVAAAQSASSSSNMQAWSVIAVHDGQRRARIAELAGGQAFIAQAPLFLAWVADLSRLEQVGRTHDRALPGLECLDTFLAAVMDAALAAQNAAAAFESYGLGIVYVGGVRNQPEAIAAELGLPPGTFAVTGMSVGYPDRNHPTTIKPRLPQHVVLHRERYDTAVPAAADLAAYDERLRMARASQNQPARSWSEAMLARLGDVAALHGRERLPEALRAMGFRLDQA; encoded by the coding sequence ATGTCCGATGGTCCCGTTTCTTCCGTTTCCGCCCTGTCATCCATGAATACCCTGTGGCAGGCGCGTTATGGCACCCGGCCACCCCAGCCGCCTCTGCCCGAAAGTCCGGTGGCGCGCTGCCTCATGGCGCATCGTTCCATACGCGCCTTCAGCCCGGCGGCACTCCCCGATGGTGTGCTGGAAGCGGCGGTGGCGGCGGCGCAGTCGGCCTCCAGCTCATCGAACATGCAGGCCTGGAGCGTAATTGCCGTCCACGACGGGCAGCGGCGCGCGCGGATTGCGGAACTGGCGGGCGGGCAGGCGTTCATCGCGCAGGCGCCGCTGTTCCTGGCGTGGGTGGCCGACCTGTCGCGGCTGGAGCAGGTGGGCCGTACCCATGACCGTGCGCTGCCGGGACTGGAGTGCCTGGACACGTTCCTGGCCGCGGTGATGGATGCGGCGCTGGCGGCCCAGAACGCCGCCGCCGCCTTTGAATCCTACGGGCTGGGGATCGTGTATGTGGGCGGGGTGCGCAACCAGCCCGAAGCCATTGCCGCCGAACTGGGCCTGCCGCCGGGCACGTTTGCGGTAACCGGCATGAGCGTTGGCTACCCTGATCGCAATCATCCCACCACCATCAAGCCGCGCCTGCCGCAGCATGTCGTCCTACACCGCGAGCGGTATGATACGGCCGTGCCTGCCGCGGCCGATCTTGCGGCCTATGACGAGCGCCTGCGCATGGCGCGTGCCAGCCAGAACCAGCCCGCGCGCAGCTGGAGCGAGGCCATGCTGGCGCGGCTGGGCGATGTTGCGGCCCTGCACGGGCGCGAGCGCCTGCCCGAAGCCCTGCGGGCCATGGGCTTCAGGCTGGATCAGGCATGA